One region of Triticum aestivum cultivar Chinese Spring chromosome 6B, IWGSC CS RefSeq v2.1, whole genome shotgun sequence genomic DNA includes:
- the LOC123133199 gene encoding serine/threonine-protein phosphatase 7 long form homolog: MFTENHVTTVDARLIGIAREIADARCPADILQRSFGSAVLAATYRGLCKACLLKSRKSGVVGCPLLLQLWSYERFPIGRPYVYVDKPFGLEDLVGAYVPAIGDLPTMGSVWARRERQFAHSQVRGCYPSFTVQFDSLHEDQVIWEPYSAQAISSRYPVGISGLCTRDRHFWMTKAKLVFDVTVEEMSIHRVMRQFGLYQEPEIPDIPHLPDHVHKDSRLGGNKSMDYWLKSVTPYVDEWTTAATNIWGEVRAFNWEMFGLYLQRYRHTTRIYLVPSAAPDQIEAPLTSDMYPTSSVVGTRHHADDLTVQAREEVSALMRRYQRGETIPPREGVSWLRRLDDKLRGI; this comes from the exons ATGTTTACGGAGAACCACGTGACCACTGTCGATGCACGACTCATCGGTATTGCACGAGAGATAGCTGACGCACGTTGCCCTGCGGATATTCTACAGAGGAGTTTTGGTTCTGCTGTGTTAGCGGCTACGTACAGAGGCCTGTGCAAAGCTTGCTTGTTGAAGTCTAGAAAATCTGGTGTTGTTGGATGTCCATTATTGTTGCAGCTCTGGTCATACGAGAGATTCCCTATTGGACGACCCTATGTCTACGTTGATAAACCTTTTGGTTTGGAGGACTTAGTTGGGGCTTATGTGCCTGCTATCGGCGATTTACCTACTATGGGATCTGTTTGGGCACGACGAGAG AGACAATTTGCGCATAGTCAGGTTAGGGGATGCTACCCGTCCTTCACGGTGCAGTTTGATAGTTTGCACGAGGATCAAGTTATCTGGGAGCCATACTCGGCTCAGGCTATATCATCGAGGTACCCAGTTGGGATTTCTGGATTATGCACTAGAGATCGGCACTTttggatgaccaaggccaagttggTGTTCGATGTGACGGTTGAGGAGATGTCTATTCATAGGGTGATGAGACAGTTCGGTCTATATCAAGAGCCTGAGATTCCAGATATTCCACACTTGCCAGACCACGTGCACAA GGACAGTCGCCTAGGAGGAAACAAGTCGATGGATTACTGGCTTAAGAGCGTTACCCCTTACGTTGACGAATGGACTACCGCTGCGACAAATATCTGGGGTGAGGTTCGGGCCTTTAACTGGGAAATGTTCGGGTTGTATCTGCAGCGTTACCGGCATACAACGAGGATCTACTTGGTTCCATCAGCTGCTCCTGATCAGATCGAAGCCCCTCTCACCAGCGATATGTACCCAACTTCCTCTGTTGTGGGAACCAGACACCACGCG GATGACTTGACAGTACAGGCGCGAGAGGAGGTTTCCGCTTTAATGCGGCGCTATCAGAGGGGAGAAACTATCCCACCGCGAGAGGGCGTCTCATGGTTGAGGCGTCTTGATGACAAGCTACGCGGGATTTAG